Proteins encoded in a region of the Streptomyces sp. NBC_00258 genome:
- a CDS encoding sirohydrochlorin chelatase translates to MTTPAPALLIAGHGTRDDAGAEAFRDFVRELGRRNPGLPVAGGFIELSPPPLGDAVTELVEQGVRRFAAVPLMLVSAGHAKGDIPAALSREKERHPGISYTYGRPLGPHPALLTVLERRLDEALGGSVRTPADRAEVTVLLVGRGSTDPDANAEVHKAARLLWEGRGYAGVETAFVSLAAPDVPSGLDRCVKLGARRIVVLPYFLFTGILPDRVRQQTEGWAAAHPEVDVVSADVIGPEPELLDLVMERYREAIEGDLRMNCDSCVYRIALPGFEDKVGLPQQPHFHPDDDDHHHDGHHHGHHHHDGHAPSHAH, encoded by the coding sequence GTGACCACCCCCGCCCCCGCCCTGCTCATCGCCGGACACGGCACCCGGGACGACGCGGGTGCCGAGGCCTTCCGCGACTTCGTACGGGAACTGGGCCGCCGCAACCCCGGACTGCCCGTCGCGGGCGGCTTCATCGAGCTGTCCCCGCCGCCGCTGGGCGACGCGGTGACCGAACTGGTCGAGCAGGGCGTGCGCCGGTTCGCGGCCGTCCCGCTGATGCTGGTGTCCGCCGGGCACGCCAAGGGCGACATCCCGGCCGCCCTGAGCCGTGAGAAGGAGCGGCACCCCGGGATCTCGTACACGTACGGGCGTCCGCTGGGCCCGCACCCGGCGTTGCTCACGGTGCTGGAGCGGCGGCTCGACGAGGCGCTCGGCGGTTCGGTGCGGACCCCGGCGGACCGTGCCGAGGTGACCGTCCTGCTCGTCGGGCGCGGCTCGACCGACCCGGACGCCAACGCCGAAGTGCACAAGGCGGCGCGGCTGTTGTGGGAGGGGCGGGGTTACGCGGGCGTGGAGACGGCGTTCGTGTCGCTGGCCGCGCCGGACGTGCCGTCGGGCCTGGACCGCTGTGTGAAGCTGGGCGCGCGCCGGATCGTGGTGCTCCCCTACTTCCTCTTCACGGGTATCCTCCCGGACCGGGTGCGGCAGCAGACCGAGGGGTGGGCGGCCGCGCATCCGGAGGTCGACGTGGTCTCCGCCGATGTCATCGGGCCGGAGCCGGAGCTGCTCGACCTGGTCATGGAGCGCTACCGGGAGGCGATCGAGGGTGATCTGCGGATGAACTGCGACTCGTGCGTCTACCGCATCGCGCTGCCCGGCTTCGAGGACAAGGTGGGGCTCCCCCAGCAGCCGCACTTCCACCCGGACGACGACGATCACCACCACGACGGCCACCACCACGGGCATCACCACCACGACGGCCACGCACCCTCCCATGCACACTGA
- a CDS encoding precorrin-8X methylmutase, with protein MSAVGRVFPESRTVAPESRIVHPIEQESFRRLRARLDTSHFPPLTRAVVERVIHSAADLDYATDLVTDESSLEKAHRALHDGAPVVVDVEMVAAGITRRDTVCRLKDAVSGPGLTRSAHAVRLAYEQVGPGALWVIGCAPTALEELLTLDAAPALVIGLPVGFVGAAESKAALRESGLPAVSNVSEKGGSAVAAAALNALLYHPVPDAESHPAPEAESRAGSPSKSKEKT; from the coding sequence GTGAGCGCAGTCGGCCGGGTGTTCCCGGAGAGCCGGACCGTGGCCCCCGAGTCCCGGATCGTGCACCCCATCGAGCAGGAGTCCTTCCGGCGACTGCGGGCCCGCCTGGACACCTCGCACTTCCCGCCGCTGACCCGTGCCGTCGTGGAGCGGGTGATCCACTCCGCGGCCGACCTCGACTACGCGACCGACCTTGTGACCGACGAGAGCTCGCTGGAGAAGGCCCACCGGGCGCTGCACGACGGGGCGCCCGTCGTGGTGGACGTGGAGATGGTCGCGGCGGGCATCACCCGGCGCGACACCGTCTGCCGTCTCAAGGACGCCGTGTCCGGTCCGGGGCTGACCCGCTCGGCCCATGCGGTCCGGCTCGCGTACGAGCAGGTCGGACCCGGCGCGCTCTGGGTGATCGGCTGCGCCCCGACCGCGCTGGAGGAGCTCCTCACCCTGGACGCGGCCCCGGCGCTCGTCATCGGTCTGCCCGTCGGCTTCGTCGGCGCGGCCGAGTCCAAGGCCGCACTGCGCGAGAGCGGGCTTCCCGCCGTGAGCAACGTGTCCGAGAAGGGCGGTTCGGCGGTCGCCGCGGCCGCGCTCAACGCCCTGCTGTACCACCCGGTGCCTGACGCCGAGTCCCACCCTGCGCCCGAGGCCGAGTCCCGGGCCGGTTCCCCGTCCAAGTCCAAGGAGAAAACGTGA